The Lytechinus variegatus isolate NC3 chromosome 11, Lvar_3.0, whole genome shotgun sequence genome contains the following window.
AAGCAGTTTTTGAGACCAGTGTTATAAATCCATTCCAAGTCAAATTTCTCTTAAACCAAACAGATTTCTTTGACcccaaaatatttgatttaggcaaagttaatacaccgttacacATCGATTGTGACCCATGCGTGTGCAATACCAACGCTTCTTACCGACATCTAACCAGAATTGTGCAAGTGAACAAGCAGAAATGACTCCGCAGTTATCTTTGCAGTCCTTGTCAGAACTCATCGTCAAAGTGGGAGTGACGGTAGCGGTAAGGTTCAGCCATGATTGCTTCATCCAGGAGTTCACTGTATAAGCTATGGACAGGGGTATCTTGGCCCCAGGCGCCTTTGACCTGTCCCTCTGAATCTACCAAGTACTTCCAGAAGTTCCAGGTCGGCTCTTGGTGGGCATTTGCTGGAAGAATAtcatagaataaaatcaagaaatttatttgcatgaaatatgattaaGAAGGTATTATGATTGAAGGAAATATAGTATTACATACATATAAAATTTCTGTGCTTACGTAATTATCTTTTTCTCTATCAGTAATTTatcctttttatttcatcaaGGAGATATTGGTTTTCTCAACATTATTGAAACAATGCTTttgacttgaaaaaaatacaattgtggCTCTAGTaacacaaatttgcaataaactACAAAATAGAAATGGTCCATCAAGCCTAGGATCAATGTTGAAAGtgcattttattcaaaagactAAACAATAACCAAAAATTATTACTTTAGTTTAAAACTGCAATAAATCACAAATAATTGTGTAATGAGGAACCAATAATATTTTCACCATATTGCACTAttctttatttgtatatttttatattgttcATTAAAATTTAGAGATGATTGAATGAAGATGTTTAATAAATCAAGCTCACTTTCAAATTGACTATGTACTGTATTAGTGCTAATCAGAGGGAAGCATTGATTCATTTGATTAAGATGACTTACAGGTGAGGAACTGCCAAGCCGGGTCCGCACCATGCCCAATCACCTCCACTTTAGCAAAGAGAGGAAACTCCACATCGTACAAAGCCTTGACATAGCGTTTGATCTCCTCGTTGGAGTGCAACTCCTGGTAGAACGAATTAGAAGGAAATGCCAGGATG
Protein-coding sequences here:
- the LOC121424598 gene encoding glutathione peroxidase 7-like, whose translation is MTTRTWLHRMNFHRVFVLLVVFITIDFNCCHGRREWHNSFYDFTVKNIDGKRVRLEKYRGTPSLVVNVASECGYTDRTYHELVELSKDPQFEGRLNILAFPSNSFYQELHSNEEIKRYVKALYDVEFPLFAKVEVIGHGADPAWQFLTSNAHQEPTWNFWKYLVDSEGQVKGAWGQDTPVHSLYSELLDEAIMAEPYRYRHSHFDDEF